The following DNA comes from Amycolatopsis albispora.
TGGGTGCCAGCCAACCCGAGGAGTGATCATGACCGACTTCACCGCACTCGCCGAGCGTTACCTCGCCGCCTGGAACGCCACCGGCACCGAGCGCCGCGCGCTGATCGAAGAGCTGTTCACCGAAGACGCGAGCTACACCGACCCGCTCGGCGCGGTGACCGGCTGGGACGACATCGAGAAGTTCTTCGCCGGCGCGGCCGAGCAGTTCGCCGGGCTGCGGTTCACCCTGCACGGGCCGGTGGACGGCCACCACGACATCGCCCGGTTCACCTGGCACCTCGGCCCCGAGGGCGGGGAACCGCTGGTGATCGGGTTCGACGTGCTGGTGGCCGAAAACGACCGGATCGCCCGCGTGCACGGCTTCCTGGACAAGGTGCCGGGCTGAGCGCGCACGGGCGGGGATGGAGCCTCCCCCTCTGTCCCTGCCCGGTTCCGGGCGCCTGAGAGGTTCACCCGCGAGTCCACGGGCTTGCACCTTCGGCGGGGCCGCGCGGTGAGTGGCCGCCGGCCCGCTTTCCAGAGGCGTCTCCCCAT
Coding sequences within:
- a CDS encoding nuclear transport factor 2 family protein — translated: MTDFTALAERYLAAWNATGTERRALIEELFTEDASYTDPLGAVTGWDDIEKFFAGAAEQFAGLRFTLHGPVDGHHDIARFTWHLGPEGGEPLVIGFDVLVAENDRIARVHGFLDKVPG